CAGGGCGAAGGAGGGGTTGGTGACCAGCACGTCAAAGCCGTAGGCCTGGCCGATCTCGGCGATGCGGCTGGCCTCCCCGGGCCCATGGGGGAAGACCAGGTTTCCGGCACGCCAAAGGGCCTGGTGGAAGAGCCATCCCCCGGCGTACACGTGGTAGCTGAAGGCCACCAGCACCTTTTTCCCCGTAAGGCCAAGCCGGCGGTAGTGCTCCGCCAGGGCCTCGGTCTGGTAACGGAGGTCCTCCTGGGAGAGGTACTCGGGCATCCAGCCCATGAGGGGGCTTGGGGTCAGGTGCATGAGGCTTGCCCCTGTGGGCGGCCTGGGGTTTTCCTTAAGGTAGGCCACCCATTCCTCCCGGGTGGTGAGGGGAAGCTCCCCGAGGTTTTCCAGGGTGACCTCCTCCGGGTGGATTCCCTTAAGCTTCTCCCGGTAGACGGGGTGTTCCTTGGCCGCGCGCACCACCTCTTTGAGCCGAGCGTTCCGGTCCATAGATCGCCTCCTACCGCTCCCGCAGGGAACACGGGGATTATACCGGCTCGGGAGCCTGGGCCAGGGTGAGGAGATGGGGAAGGTCCTGGGCTAGGCTTTCCCAGGTGTCCCGCCGCAAGGTGATGTGCCCCACCTTCCGCCCTGGGCGCACCGCTTTGCCGTACCAGTGGAGGTGGGCCCCAGGAAGGGCGAGGACCTGGGCGAAGTCGGGCCTCACCCCAATAAGGTTGGCCATGGCGCTATGGCCCCTCGAGGCCGTGCTCCCCAAGGGAAGGCCCAAGAGGGCCCGCAGGTGGTTTTCAAACTGGCCCGTTTCCGCCCCCTCTATGGTCCAGTGGCCGGAGTTGTGGACCCGGGGGGCCACCTCGTTGAAGAGGAGCTCCTCCCCCACCTGGAAGAGTTCCAGGGCCAGCACCCCCACGTATCCCAAAGCCTCCATGGCCTTCCTGGCGTGGGCCTCGGCCTTTTCCTGGAGGGCCTGGGAGGTCCCGGGAGCGGGGGCCAGGGAGAGGCGCAGGATGCCCCCCTGGTGGCGGTTTTCCACCAGGGGGTAGAAGGCCACCTCCCCGGTTCGGCTCCGCACCCCCAGGAGGGAGAGCTCCCGGTCAAAGGGGATATGCCCCTCGAGGATCAGCCCCCTTCCCCCCAGGGCCTGGAAGGCCTTGGGCGCCTCCTCCCAAGAGCCGATCCGCACCTGTCCTTTGCCGTCGTACCCGCCCCGGCGGGTCTTGAGGAGGGCGGGAAAGCCCAGGGCCCTCAGGCCTTCCTCCAGCTCCTTAAGGCTATCCACCGGGTGGAAGGGAGGGGTGGGTACCCCCAGGCCTTGCATAAAGGCCTTTTCCGCCAGGCGGTCCTGGGCCACCTCCAGGGCCTTGGGGGGAGGGAATACGGGAAGCCTCTTGGCCAAGAAGCGGGCCGCCTCCACGGGGACGTTCTCAAACTCGTAGGTGACCAGATCAAGCCCCTCGGCAAACCGCCCGAGAACCCTTTCGTCCAGAAAATCCCCCACCAAGAGCTCCCCCACTTGC
The Thermus caldifontis DNA segment above includes these coding regions:
- a CDS encoding 5-(carboxyamino)imidazole ribonucleotide synthase, with the protein product MRLGILGGGQLGRMLALAGYPLGLSFRFLDPSPEACAGQVGELLVGDFLDERVLGRFAEGLDLVTYEFENVPVEAARFLAKRLPVFPPPKALEVAQDRLAEKAFMQGLGVPTPPFHPVDSLKELEEGLRALGFPALLKTRRGGYDGKGQVRIGSWEEAPKAFQALGGRGLILEGHIPFDRELSLLGVRSRTGEVAFYPLVENRHQGGILRLSLAPAPGTSQALQEKAEAHARKAMEALGYVGVLALELFQVGEELLFNEVAPRVHNSGHWTIEGAETGQFENHLRALLGLPLGSTASRGHSAMANLIGVRPDFAQVLALPGAHLHWYGKAVRPGRKVGHITLRRDTWESLAQDLPHLLTLAQAPEPV